In a genomic window of Meriones unguiculatus strain TT.TT164.6M chromosome 8, Bangor_MerUng_6.1, whole genome shotgun sequence:
- the Lratd2 gene encoding protein LRATD2 — protein sequence MGNQVEKLTHLSYKEVPTADPTGVDRDDGPRIGVSYIFSNDDEDVEPQPPPQGPDGGALPDSGDRPPLPPPQPYDPRQHEVECSVFYRDECIYQKSFAPGSAALSTYTPENLLNKCSPGDLVEFVSQAQYPHWAVYVGNFQVVHLHRLEVSNSFLTDASQGRRGRVVNDLYRYKPLSPSAVVRNALAHVGAKERELSWRNSESFAAWCRYGKREFKIGGELRIGKQPYRLQIQLSAQRSHTLEFQSLEDLIMEKRRNDQIGRAAVLQELATHLHPAEPDEGDSDAARTTPSPLRPPAPGSEEEDGDSAVP from the coding sequence ATGGGCAATCAGGTGGAGAAACTGACCCACCTAAGTTACAAGGAAGTTCCCACGGCGGACCCGACGGGCGTGGACCGAGACGATGGGCCCCGCATCGGAGTCTCTTACATTTTCTCCAACGACGACGAAGACGTGGAGCCTCAGCCGCCGCCCCAGGGGCCTGATGGCGGAGCGTTGCCCGACTCGGGGGACCGGCCACCCCTGCCCCCGCCCCAGCCCTATGACCCGCGGCAGCATGAGGTGGAATGCTCCGTGTTTTATCGCGACGAGTGCATCTATCAGAAAAGCTTCGCGCCGGGGTCGGCGGCGCTGAGCACCTACACACCGGAGAACCTGCTCAACAAGTGCAGTCCAGGCGACCTGGTGGAGTTTGTGTCGCAGGCGCAGTATCCGCACTGGGCGGTCTACGTGGGCAATTTCCAGGTGGTGCATCTGCACCGGCTGGAGGTGAGCAACAGCTTCCTGACCGATGCGAGCCAGGGCCGCCGTGGCCGCGTGGTCAATGACCTGTATCGCTACAAGCCGCTGAGCCCCAGCGCCGTGGTGCGCAACGCGCTGGCCCACGTGGGCGCCAAGGAGCGCGAGCTCAGCTGGCGCAACTCGGAGAGCTTTGCCGCCTGGTGCCGCTATGGCAAACGCGAGTTCAAGATCGGCGGCGAGCTGCGTATCGGCAAGCAGCCCTACCGTTTGCAGATTCAGCTATCGGCTCAGCGCAGTCATACTCTGGAGTTCCAGAGCCTGGAGGACTTAATTATGGAGAAGCGGCGCAACGACCAAATCGGACGCGCGGCGGTGCTGCAGGAGCTCGCCACACACCTGCACCCGGCTGAGCCGGATGAGGGCGACAGCGACGCGGCTCGGACTACACCGTCTCCCCTGCGACCCCCTGCACCGGGCtcggaggaggaggatggagattcAGCGGTGCCCTGA